Proteins from a single region of Scleropages formosus chromosome 22, fSclFor1.1, whole genome shotgun sequence:
- the LOC114909347 gene encoding thioredoxin reductase 1, cytoplasmic-like, with protein sequence MPPPGLSRREQLQARIKELIESSGVLVFSKSYCPYCVTVKDLFQELNVKCNVVELDLMEDGPEYQEVLLEMTGQRTVPNVFVNKTHVGGCDKTMQAHSDGLLQKLLTGDKEDYEYDLIVIGGGSGGLACSKEAAALGKKAMVLDYVVPTPKGTTWGLGGTCVNVGCIPKKLMHQTALLGTALQDSRKFGWEFDETVKHNWDTMKTAVNNYIASLNWGYRVQLRDKNVTYMNSYAEFVENVSLKATNKRGKETFHTAAKFVLATGERPRYLGIPGEKECCITSDDLFSLPYCPGKTLVVGASYVALECGGFLAGLGLDVTIMVRSILLRGFDQDMANRAGAHMEEHGVKFIRRFVPTKVEELEKGEPGRLKVTAKSTETDEVIEGEYNTVLIAVGRNACTSKIGLDKAGVKVNEKNGKIPVNDEEQTNVPHIYAIGDILEGKLELTPVAIQAGKLLARRLFGGSSVKCDYVNVPTTVFTPLEYGSCGLSEEKATELYGQDNIEVFHTLFWPLEFTVPNRDNNKCYAKIICNKLDSDRVVGFHYLGPNAGEVTQGFGAAIKCGLTKEQLDSTIGIHPTCAEIFTTMHVTKQSGEDVTQAGC encoded by the exons ATGCCGCCGCCCGGCTTGTCCCGTAGGGAGCAACTGCAGGCGCGAATCAAGGAGCTCATCGAGTCCAGCGGCGTCTTGGTGTTCAGCAAGAGCTACTGTCCGTACTGCGTGAcg GTCAAAGATCTGTTCCAAGAACTGAACGTGAAGTGCAATGTGGTGGAGCTGGACTTGATGG AGGATGGCCCAGAATACCAAGAAGTACTGCTTGAAATGACGGGTCAGAGGACTGTCCCAAATGTCTTTGTCAACAAGACCCATGTTGGAGGCTGTGATAAAACAATGCAG GCTCACAGTGATGGCCTTCTGCAGAAGCTGTTGACTGGAGATAAGGAGGACTATGAGTATGACCTTATTGTGATTGGAGGTGGTTCAGGGGGACTGGCCTGTTCCAAG gaagcagcagcactgggcAAAAAGGCAATGGTCCTGGATTATGTGGTCCCCACACCAAAGGGAACCACCTGGG GTCTAGGAGGCACATGTGTCAATGTGGGCTGCATCCCCAAGAAGCTCATGCACCAGACAGCCCTGTTGGGCACTGCACTGCAGGATTCTCGCAAGTTCGGCTGGGAGTTTGACGAGACGG TGAAACACAACTGGGACACAATGAAGACGGCTGTGAACAACTACATTGCCTCCCTCAACTGGGGCTACAGGGTTCAGCTACGGGACAAGAACGTCACCTACATGAACTCATACGCAGAGTTTGTTGA GAATGTGTCTTTGAAGGCAACAAACAAGCGAGGCAAGGAGACCTTCCACACAGCTGCTAAGTTTGTGTTGGCAACTGGAGAACGTCCACGTTACTTAGGCATCCCAGGAGAAAAGGAGTGCTGCATCACCAG CGATGATCTGTTCTCCTTGCCCTACTGCCCTGGTAAGACACTGGTAGTGGGGGCATCCTATGTGGCCCTGGAGTGTGGGGGCTTCCTGGCAGGTCTTGGCTTAGATGTTACCATCATGGTGCGATCCATCCTGTTGCGCGGCTTTGACCAGGACATGGCCAACCGTGCTGGTGCCCACATGGAGGAACATGGGGTCAAATTCATACGACGGTTTGTCCCCACCAAG GTGGAGGAACTAGAGAAGGGTGAACCAGGAAGGCTAAAGGTAACAGCTAAGTCCACTGAGACAGACGAGGTTATTGAGGGAGAGTACAACACA GTCTTGATAGCAGTGGGTCGGAATGCCTGCACAAGCAAAATCGGCTTAGATAAAGCTGGGGTCAAAGTCAATGAGAA GAATGGTAAGATCCCGGTCAACGATGAAGAACAGACCAATGTTCCACACATCTACGCCATTGGGGACATTCTAGAGGGCAAGTTGGAGCTAACTCCTGTTGCTATCCAGGCCGGGAAGCTGCTGGCCCGCCGACTCTTTGGAGGTTCCTCGGTTAAG TGTGACTATGTGAACGTTCCCACCACGGTGTTTACACCACTGGAGTATGGCTCTTGCGGACTCTCGGAAGAGAAGGCTACTGAGCTCTACGGGCAGGACAACATTGAG GTCTTTCACACCCTGTTCTGGCCGCTGGAGTTCACTGTTCCAAACAGGGACAATAACAAGTGCTATGCTAAGATCATCTGCAATAAGCTGGACAGT GACCGAGTGGTGGGCTTCCACTATCTGGGCCCCAATGCAGGGGAAGTGACCCAGGGTTTTGGAGCAGCCATTAAGTGTGGTCTGACAAAGGAACAGTTGGACAGCACTATCGGTATCCACCCCACATGCGCAGAG ATCTTTACTACCATGCATGTGACAAAGCAATCTGGAGAAGATGTCACACAGGCTGGCTGCTGA